The following are from one region of the Desulfuromonas sp. TF genome:
- a CDS encoding acetoacetate--CoA ligase produces MTKPLWTPGKERINKANMTRFIAFVNREYGLELTDYDDLYAWSIRRIPDFWEALWSFAGIRASRPFDAVLEDPVMPGARWFRGARLNFAENLLRFRDARTALIIVREGGQVAERLSYTDLFDRVSRLARFLRHSGVSAGDRVAAFVPNTSESVIAMLAATSLGAVWSSCSPDFGFKGVMDRFGQIAPKVLFTADGYTWNGKRVDSLERASNIAGAVTSIEKVIVFPILDPDPDLSALPHSVSWAEVLGKEAAAADFAQFPFDHPVYILYSSGTTGIPKCMVHGAGGTLLQHAKELILHTDLKREDVVFYFTTCGWMMWNWLLSALFAGSTVVLYDGSPVFPNAGMLWRTAADLGITVFGTSARFIHLCRKQRVRPGAENDLARMRAVLSTGSPLSVEGFEWVYREVKEDLQLASICGGTDLVSCFMLGSPIDPVYPGEIQKRGLGMKVEAWSKEGKSMIGKKGELVCTAPFPSMPVYFWNDPDGSKYREAYFEDFPGVWRHGDYIEITPRGGVIVYGRSDATLNPGGVRIGTAEVYRVVEEFGEIADSLVVGQSWEGDVRIVLFVVMQEGCALDEKLKGRLRETIRREASPRHVPVVILEAPAIPYTLNGKKVEIAVMKILQGEEVKNRDALANPEVLDYFRKIKESGEMMNKSDLTKP; encoded by the coding sequence ATGACCAAGCCCCTCTGGACTCCAGGCAAGGAACGGATCAACAAAGCGAACATGACGCGGTTCATCGCCTTCGTCAACCGCGAGTACGGTCTCGAACTGACCGACTATGACGACCTCTACGCCTGGTCGATCCGCCGCATCCCCGACTTCTGGGAAGCGCTCTGGTCCTTCGCAGGCATCCGGGCCTCCCGCCCCTTCGATGCGGTGCTGGAGGATCCCGTCATGCCTGGAGCACGGTGGTTTCGTGGCGCCCGGCTTAATTTTGCCGAAAACCTCCTGCGTTTCCGCGACGCGCGCACGGCCCTGATCATCGTACGCGAGGGCGGCCAAGTCGCGGAGAGGCTCTCCTATACCGACCTCTTCGACCGGGTCTCCAGGCTGGCCCGCTTCCTTCGGCATTCCGGGGTGAGCGCCGGCGACCGGGTCGCCGCCTTCGTTCCGAACACCTCCGAAAGCGTCATCGCCATGCTTGCAGCGACCAGCCTCGGGGCCGTCTGGTCCTCCTGCAGTCCGGATTTCGGCTTCAAGGGGGTCATGGACCGTTTCGGCCAGATCGCGCCGAAGGTCCTCTTCACCGCCGACGGCTACACGTGGAACGGCAAACGGGTCGATTCCCTGGAGCGCGCCTCCAACATTGCAGGCGCCGTCACCTCCATCGAAAAAGTCATTGTCTTCCCCATTCTGGATCCGGACCCGGATCTTTCTGCCCTGCCCCACTCGGTCTCGTGGGCAGAAGTCCTTGGCAAAGAAGCCGCCGCAGCCGATTTCGCCCAGTTCCCCTTCGATCATCCGGTCTACATCCTCTACTCCTCGGGGACCACCGGAATTCCCAAATGCATGGTGCACGGCGCCGGCGGCACTCTTCTGCAGCATGCCAAGGAGCTTATCCTGCACACCGACCTGAAGCGCGAGGATGTCGTCTTCTACTTCACCACCTGCGGCTGGATGATGTGGAACTGGCTGTTGAGCGCCCTTTTCGCCGGCTCGACGGTCGTCCTCTACGACGGCAGTCCCGTCTTTCCTAATGCGGGGATGCTGTGGCGAACGGCGGCGGATCTGGGAATCACCGTCTTCGGCACCAGCGCCCGCTTCATCCACCTCTGCCGCAAGCAAAGGGTGAGGCCGGGAGCAGAAAACGACCTCGCCCGCATGCGGGCCGTCCTGTCGACCGGATCCCCTCTTTCGGTCGAGGGGTTCGAGTGGGTCTACCGGGAGGTGAAGGAAGATCTGCAGCTCGCCTCGATCTGCGGCGGCACCGATCTGGTCTCCTGCTTCATGCTCGGATCCCCCATTGATCCCGTCTATCCGGGAGAAATCCAGAAGCGGGGCCTGGGGATGAAGGTTGAAGCCTGGTCGAAGGAGGGCAAATCCATGATCGGCAAAAAAGGGGAACTGGTGTGCACCGCCCCTTTCCCATCGATGCCGGTTTACTTCTGGAACGATCCGGACGGAAGCAAGTACCGTGAGGCCTATTTCGAGGATTTCCCCGGAGTGTGGCGGCACGGGGACTACATCGAGATCACCCCCCGCGGCGGGGTCATCGTCTACGGCCGCTCCGATGCAACCCTTAATCCTGGCGGGGTGCGGATCGGCACAGCCGAGGTCTACCGGGTTGTGGAGGAGTTCGGCGAGATCGCCGATTCGCTGGTGGTGGGACAGAGCTGGGAGGGGGACGTACGGATCGTCCTTTTTGTCGTCATGCAGGAGGGATGCGCCCTTGACGAGAAGCTGAAGGGAAGGCTCAGGGAGACGATTCGCCGGGAAGCCAGTCCCCGGCACGTCCCGGTGGTCATCCTTGAAGCGCCGGCGATCCCCTACACCTTAAACGGAAAGAAAGTGGAGATCGCCGTCATGAAGATCCTCCAGGGCGAAGAGGTGAAGAACCGCGACGCTCTGGCCAATCCCGAAGTTCTCGATTATTTCAGGAAGATCAAGGAATCAGGGGAAATGATGAATAAATCAGATCTAACAAAACCATGA
- a CDS encoding hydroxymethylglutaryl-CoA lyase, with protein MKFPKRVRLVEVGPRDGLQNEPRIVTAEVRIELIDRLAETGLSVIEAGAFVSARHVPQMAETDRVLIGLERRPEVRYPVLVPNMTGLEAALAAGAREIAVFAAASESFSHRNINASIGESLKRYREICDRAIRQGIHVRGYVSCALGCPFEGPVAPEAVRDVAAALLAMGCEEVSLGDTIGVGTPGKTQDLIKTVRQGVPEEKLACHFHDTYGQALPNILAAMELGVAVFDSSVAGLGGCPFAPGAAGNVASEDLLYMLDGLGIETGVDLEKLAAVGKFICDHLGRPTGSKVAQAMAAKLL; from the coding sequence ATGAAATTTCCGAAGCGGGTGAGGCTGGTTGAGGTCGGGCCGCGCGACGGCCTGCAGAACGAACCGCGGATCGTGACGGCCGAAGTGCGCATCGAGTTGATCGATCGCCTGGCCGAGACCGGCCTCTCCGTCATCGAGGCGGGAGCGTTCGTCTCCGCGCGGCACGTTCCGCAGATGGCGGAAACGGACCGGGTCCTGATCGGCCTGGAACGTCGTCCCGAAGTCCGCTATCCCGTCCTGGTTCCCAATATGACAGGCCTGGAGGCGGCCCTTGCCGCCGGGGCGCGGGAGATCGCCGTCTTTGCCGCAGCCTCCGAAAGTTTCTCCCACCGAAACATCAACGCGTCCATCGGCGAAAGCCTGAAGCGCTACCGAGAGATCTGCGACCGGGCGATACGGCAGGGGATCCATGTCCGTGGTTACGTCTCCTGCGCCCTCGGCTGCCCCTTCGAAGGACCGGTTGCTCCTGAGGCGGTCCGCGATGTCGCCGCCGCGCTGCTGGCGATGGGCTGCGAAGAAGTCTCCCTCGGAGACACGATCGGAGTCGGCACCCCGGGCAAAACTCAAGATCTGATCAAGACGGTGCGGCAAGGAGTGCCCGAGGAAAAACTCGCCTGCCATTTTCACGACACCTACGGCCAGGCCCTGCCCAATATACTGGCGGCCATGGAATTGGGGGTAGCCGTCTTCGACAGCTCCGTCGCCGGTCTCGGCGGCTGCCCCTTCGCCCCCGGTGCGGCCGGAAACGTCGCCAGCGAGGACCTTCTCTACATGCTCGACGGCCTCGGCATCGAGACGGGGGTGGATCTGGAGAAGCTGGCGGCGGTGGGGAAATTCATCTGCGATCATCTCGGCCGCCCGACAGGATCAAAGGTGGCCCAGGCGATGGCGGCCAAACTTCTATAA
- a CDS encoding acetyl/propionyl/methylcrotonyl-CoA carboxylase subunit alpha codes for MMPAPFRKILIANRGEIACRIIRTACRLGISTVAVYSDPDRNALHTVMADEAYRLGPAPPEESYLRIETLIDTARRSGAEAIHPGYGFLAEDPRLAEACAAAGVVFIGPSAEAIRAMGRKSEARRLMAEAGVPLVPGFHQSGQSPKRLRQAAAELGYPVMIKASAGGGGKGMRLAASEEEFDRALESCRREALAAFGDGSLLLEKYLPRARHIEIQIFADRYGSLVHLFERDCSLQRRYQKVVEEAPAPGLSGELRGKMGETALAAARAVDYVGAGTVEFLLTDDGAYYFNEMNTRLQVEHPVTEMITGIDLVEWQLRVAAGDPLPCRQEDLVLHGHAVEARLYAEDPVRDFLPSAGRLEHLHLPSDEPGVRIDTGFSQGDTVSPHYDPLLAKVIAWGADREEARARLQRVLGKSLIAGMTTNLDFLAAIFAHPEHAASAIDTGFIPRNRDVLLAASPANPEARILAALFLLLRQGVEAREKSLSSGDPGSPWNRIDGWRLNGIAVREFVLREAGEEITVTLHRAPEGWTAVHPEGSQNVRGELSESGVLTAEIAGRLITIQTALAGGELTLLIGGRRCRFGVDDRPEITGRKRERHGSLTAPMPGRILAVLVEPGARVRQGEALLVLEAMKMEHTVIAPARGIVQEVFFRGGDQVEEGARLLSLEIDEVDGDEISEAGEAG; via the coding sequence ATGATGCCGGCCCCGTTCCGCAAAATCCTCATCGCCAACCGGGGCGAGATCGCCTGCCGCATCATCCGGACCGCCTGCCGCCTCGGCATCTCCACGGTCGCCGTTTACTCCGACCCAGACCGAAACGCCCTGCACACCGTTATGGCCGACGAGGCGTACCGCCTCGGTCCCGCCCCGCCGGAGGAAAGCTACCTGAGGATCGAAACCCTGATCGATACCGCCCGCCGCAGCGGAGCGGAAGCGATCCATCCCGGCTACGGCTTTCTCGCCGAAGATCCGCGGCTTGCCGAGGCCTGCGCCGCCGCAGGAGTGGTCTTTATCGGTCCGTCGGCGGAGGCGATCCGCGCAATGGGACGCAAAAGCGAAGCCCGCCGCCTCATGGCCGAGGCCGGAGTCCCCCTGGTGCCGGGGTTTCACCAATCAGGCCAGAGCCCAAAGCGCCTGCGTCAGGCGGCCGCCGAACTCGGCTACCCGGTCATGATCAAGGCGAGCGCCGGCGGCGGTGGAAAAGGGATGCGCCTGGCGGCGTCGGAGGAGGAATTCGACCGGGCGCTTGAATCCTGCCGCCGGGAGGCGCTTGCCGCCTTCGGGGACGGTTCGCTCCTGCTGGAGAAGTATCTGCCCCGTGCCCGCCACATAGAAATCCAGATCTTCGCCGACCGGTACGGCAGCCTTGTCCACCTCTTCGAGCGCGACTGCTCCCTCCAGCGCCGCTATCAGAAGGTGGTCGAAGAAGCTCCCGCGCCGGGACTCTCCGGGGAGCTGCGGGGAAAGATGGGGGAGACGGCGCTGGCGGCGGCCCGGGCGGTCGACTATGTCGGGGCCGGTACGGTCGAGTTTCTGTTGACGGATGACGGCGCCTACTACTTCAACGAAATGAACACCCGGCTGCAGGTCGAGCACCCGGTTACCGAAATGATCACCGGCATCGATCTGGTGGAGTGGCAGCTGCGGGTGGCCGCCGGCGATCCCCTCCCCTGTCGCCAGGAAGATCTGGTCCTGCACGGTCACGCCGTGGAGGCCCGCCTCTACGCCGAAGATCCCGTCCGCGATTTTCTTCCCTCCGCCGGCCGCCTGGAACATCTGCATCTCCCCTCCGACGAACCCGGCGTCCGCATCGACACCGGATTTAGCCAGGGCGACACGGTCTCTCCCCATTACGATCCGCTCCTGGCCAAGGTGATCGCCTGGGGCGCAGACCGGGAGGAAGCTCGCGCCAGACTGCAAAGGGTTCTCGGGAAAAGCCTCATCGCCGGGATGACGACCAATCTCGATTTTCTTGCCGCGATATTCGCCCACCCGGAGCATGCCGCGTCCGCCATCGACACCGGATTCATCCCCCGCAACAGGGATGTCCTCCTCGCAGCGTCACCGGCGAATCCGGAAGCCCGAATCCTTGCCGCCCTCTTCCTGCTTCTGCGCCAGGGTGTGGAAGCCCGGGAGAAGTCCCTCTCATCGGGTGACCCCGGGTCGCCCTGGAACCGCATCGACGGCTGGAGGCTGAATGGAATTGCCGTCCGGGAATTCGTACTGCGCGAGGCCGGGGAAGAAATCACCGTAACCTTGCACCGCGCTCCGGAAGGGTGGACGGCCGTTCACCCGGAGGGTTCCCAGAACGTGCGGGGAGAACTGAGTGAATCAGGGGTTCTGACTGCCGAGATCGCGGGTCGCCTGATAACGATCCAAACGGCTCTGGCAGGAGGTGAGCTCACCCTCCTTATCGGAGGGCGGCGCTGTCGTTTCGGTGTGGATGATCGGCCGGAGATTACGGGGCGAAAGAGGGAGCGGCACGGGAGCCTGACCGCCCCAATGCCCGGGAGGATTCTGGCGGTGCTGGTCGAACCAGGCGCCAGGGTACGGCAGGGGGAAGCCCTGCTCGTTCTCGAAGCGATGAAGATGGAGCATACGGTCATCGCGCCCGCAAGGGGGATCGTTCAAGAGGTGTTTTTCCGCGGCGGCGATCAGGTGGAGGAGGGTGCGAGGCTTTTATCCCTCGAAATCGATGAGGTTGACGGCGATGAAATTTCCGAAGCGGGTGAGGCTGGTTGA
- a CDS encoding enoyl-CoA hydratase-related protein, translating into VTGAGCCCRTVPGPCPPSRSWCGRWRFRFSETRLGLAPAVISPYVIAAIGARAARRYFLTAEEFDASEARRLGLVHEVVEENRLFEQARHWSGVLLQNGPRAMSAVKELVRKVASDPMHERLPAVTAEKAAELRASDEGREGISAFLEKRPPFWIK; encoded by the coding sequence CGTCACTGGAGCGGGGTGCTGCTGCAGAACGGTCCCCGGGCCATGTCCGCCGTCAAGGAGCTGGTGCGGAAGGTGGCGCTTCCGTTTCTCCGAGACCAGGCTCGGTCTCGCTCCGGCGGTGATCTCCCCTTACGTGATTGCGGCGATAGGTGCCCGCGCGGCCCGCCGCTACTTCCTCACCGCCGAGGAATTCGATGCCTCCGAGGCCCGCCGACTCGGCCTGGTGCATGAGGTAGTGGAAGAGAACCGGCTGTTTGAACAGGCCCGTCACTGGAGCGGGGTGCTGCTGCAGAACGGTCCCCGGGCCATGTCCGCCGTCAAGGAGCTGGTGCGGAAGGTGGCGAGCGATCCCATGCATGAACGCTTGCCGGCTGTCACCGCTGAGAAGGCCGCCGAACTGCGGGCCTCCGATGAGGGGCGGGAAGGAATCTCCGCATTTCTGGAAAAACGGCCCCCCTTCTGGATAAAATGA
- a CDS encoding enoyl-CoA hydratase-related protein, whose amino-acid sequence MTKSALFSEVDPSGRALLTINRPEVHNAFDDSLVVNLMNELRQLEANDKVRVVLLASSGKTFCAGADLAWMRRAAGYGRAENLADSLGLAELLKTLDHLEKPTIALVQGPAYGGGVGLVACCDLVAAARGA is encoded by the coding sequence ATGACAAAATCCGCTCTCTTCAGCGAAGTCGATCCTTCCGGACGAGCCCTTCTGACCATCAACCGACCCGAAGTACACAACGCCTTCGATGATTCGCTGGTCGTCAACCTGATGAACGAACTGCGCCAACTCGAAGCCAACGACAAGGTTCGCGTCGTCCTGCTGGCGAGCAGCGGCAAGACGTTCTGTGCCGGGGCCGACCTCGCATGGATGCGCCGCGCCGCCGGTTATGGCCGTGCCGAGAACCTTGCCGACTCCCTGGGCCTGGCCGAGCTGCTGAAGACCCTGGATCACCTGGAAAAGCCGACTATTGCCCTGGTCCAGGGACCGGCCTACGGAGGGGGCGTCGGACTGGTGGCCTGCTGCGACCTGGTGGCGGCCGCCCGCGGAGCC
- a CDS encoding glycerophosphodiester phosphodiesterase has protein sequence MKTRYFDLPVPRLYGHRGSSAHHPENTLPAFRAALQAGMPYLELDVWATRDGHIVIHHDENTLRLCGVNRRICDCTLAEVKELDAGYTFSSDDDVSFPYRGEGITIPTLDELFLACPDALFNVEIKQGTPPVEPLVLAAIRRAKKEDAVLLAAEKDAVMQRLRPLCGEIPTSLSYGELVTFFGWLGEGCPSGYRPPGAALQIPESYGLKTLVSPPMLEAAHSLGLEVHVWTVNESADMERLLDWGVDGIMSDWPEVLAEVERKYRQ, from the coding sequence ATGAAAACCCGCTATTTCGATCTCCCCGTTCCGCGGCTGTACGGCCACCGGGGGAGCTCCGCCCATCATCCGGAAAACACCCTCCCCGCCTTCCGTGCCGCATTGCAAGCGGGAATGCCCTACCTGGAGCTGGACGTATGGGCGACCCGCGACGGACACATCGTCATCCATCATGACGAAAACACCCTTCGCCTCTGCGGCGTGAATCGGCGGATCTGTGACTGCACTCTGGCCGAGGTGAAGGAACTCGACGCCGGCTACACCTTCTCCTCCGATGACGACGTCTCATTTCCTTACCGCGGTGAAGGGATCACCATCCCCACTCTGGACGAGCTTTTCCTGGCCTGCCCCGACGCCCTGTTCAACGTCGAGATCAAGCAGGGAACCCCGCCCGTCGAGCCGCTGGTGCTCGCCGCCATCCGCCGGGCGAAAAAAGAGGATGCGGTTCTGCTGGCGGCCGAGAAGGACGCGGTCATGCAGCGCCTCCGCCCCCTCTGCGGAGAGATTCCCACCAGCTTGAGCTATGGCGAACTGGTTACCTTCTTCGGCTGGCTCGGCGAAGGCTGCCCTTCGGGATATCGCCCGCCCGGAGCCGCCCTGCAGATCCCCGAAAGCTACGGATTGAAAACCCTCGTCTCGCCCCCGATGCTCGAAGCCGCCCATTCACTCGGGCTTGAAGTGCATGTGTGGACCGTCAATGAATCCGCCGATATGGAACGGCTCCTTGACTGGGGGGTGGACGGCATCATGAGCGACTGGCCGGAAGTCCTTGCGGAGGTGGAAAGAAAGTATCGTCAGTAG
- a CDS encoding MFS transporter: MLDTPKQKAWFGWCMYDWANSAFATVIMAAVFPVYFTFLVPEGGAHLSLFGLSRTVSSPALWGYLISISMLSVAFSAPYLGALADHLGARRRFLIGFTLIGAAATALLVLAGPGRWILAATLFIVANFCFASGNVFYNAFLPALARGIEMDRLSARGFASGYIGGGLILLASFLLIQFHDFFGLADRGAATRLGLLLTGLWWGIFALPTFFYLREDVLPHPPGRLFSGLRGYLRTFAEIRRFRDLLLFLVAFLFYNDGIQTIIVVSAIFAREELGLSQGSILGCFLMIQFVAMPGTLFFGWLAERIGARKAIMISLVLFIGVTIYAFFMREAWQFWALAAVVAVIFGGSQAISRSLYGALIPPGKNAEFFGFYAISSKFASIFGPLVFALITDLTGSTRLSILALAGFFLVGIVLLSMVDIDRGKLQAKGEPL, encoded by the coding sequence ATGCTCGATACCCCCAAACAGAAAGCGTGGTTCGGCTGGTGCATGTACGACTGGGCCAATTCCGCTTTCGCCACCGTCATCATGGCCGCTGTTTTTCCGGTCTATTTCACCTTTCTCGTTCCGGAAGGCGGCGCCCACCTGTCCCTGTTCGGCCTTAGCCGGACGGTTTCATCCCCGGCCTTGTGGGGCTATCTCATTTCGATCTCCATGCTCTCGGTGGCCTTTTCGGCGCCTTATCTCGGCGCCTTGGCCGATCACCTTGGAGCCAGGCGACGCTTTCTCATCGGCTTCACACTTATCGGCGCGGCGGCCACCGCCCTCCTCGTTCTGGCGGGGCCCGGCCGCTGGATACTGGCGGCCACTCTCTTCATCGTTGCCAATTTCTGTTTCGCATCGGGCAACGTCTTCTACAACGCCTTTCTTCCCGCGCTGGCCCGGGGCATTGAAATGGACCGGCTCTCGGCCCGGGGCTTCGCTTCGGGCTACATCGGAGGAGGCCTCATCCTGCTGGCCTCTTTCCTCCTGATCCAGTTCCATGATTTTTTCGGCCTCGCAGACCGGGGCGCGGCCACTCGCCTGGGGTTGCTGCTGACCGGTCTCTGGTGGGGCATTTTCGCTCTGCCGACTTTTTTCTATCTTCGGGAGGATGTTCTTCCCCATCCCCCGGGACGCCTCTTTTCAGGCCTGCGGGGCTACCTGCGAACCTTCGCCGAGATCCGCCGCTTCCGTGATCTCCTTCTGTTTCTGGTCGCGTTTCTTTTCTACAACGACGGCATCCAGACGATCATCGTCGTTTCCGCCATTTTCGCCCGCGAGGAACTCGGGCTGTCCCAGGGAAGCATTCTCGGCTGCTTTCTCATGATCCAATTCGTGGCCATGCCCGGGACCCTTTTCTTCGGATGGCTGGCGGAACGCATCGGCGCCCGGAAGGCGATCATGATTTCCCTCGTCCTCTTCATCGGCGTCACCATCTATGCCTTTTTCATGCGCGAAGCCTGGCAGTTCTGGGCCCTGGCAGCAGTGGTGGCCGTCATCTTCGGAGGCAGTCAGGCGATAAGCCGCTCCCTCTACGGCGCCCTCATCCCGCCGGGGAAAAACGCCGAATTCTTCGGCTTCTATGCCATCAGCTCCAAATTCGCCTCGATTTTCGGTCCTCTGGTCTTCGCCCTGATTACCGACCTCACCGGGTCGACCCGGCTGTCGATCCTGGCTCTTGCCGGGTTTTTCCTGGTCGGGATCGTCCTTCTGAGCATGGTGGACATCGACCGGGGGAAATTGCAGGCCAAGGGAGAGCCATTATGA
- a CDS encoding CoA pyrophosphatase: protein MVTYHQIRSVLDARRPSLRSPASRTRAAVAMILRRTDAGPQMLFVERARHDGDPWSGDLGFPGGKVEKGEEENPRLTAERETFEEIGIDLTGARFLGRLDDIEGAHLPIIVSCFVYGIGQNVPWTFNEEIRDAFWFPLQDLADPVRHVDAPVNFRELQLVRPAICLLGPERTVLWGLTYRLVCQFLRLLGHEVGKVTG, encoded by the coding sequence ATGGTCACTTACCACCAAATCCGGAGCGTCCTCGATGCCCGCCGGCCGTCTCTTCGTTCTCCGGCTTCCCGCACCCGGGCCGCCGTGGCCATGATCCTTCGCCGGACGGATGCAGGCCCGCAGATGCTCTTCGTTGAGCGGGCCCGGCATGACGGCGATCCCTGGTCGGGGGATCTCGGCTTTCCGGGAGGCAAGGTAGAAAAGGGCGAAGAGGAAAATCCCCGCCTGACCGCGGAGCGGGAGACGTTTGAAGAGATCGGCATCGACCTTACAGGGGCCCGCTTTCTGGGTCGACTTGACGATATCGAGGGAGCCCATCTGCCGATCATCGTTTCCTGCTTCGTGTACGGCATCGGACAGAACGTCCCCTGGACCTTCAACGAAGAGATCCGGGACGCCTTCTGGTTCCCTCTGCAGGATCTGGCCGACCCCGTGCGGCACGTCGACGCCCCCGTCAACTTCCGCGAGCTGCAGCTGGTGCGTCCGGCCATCTGCCTCCTGGGGCCGGAGCGCACTGTCCTGTGGGGGCTCACCTACCGCCTGGTCTGCCAGTTCCTGCGCCTGCTGGGTCATGAGGTGGGTAAGGTTACGGGTTAA
- a CDS encoding CapA family protein, translated as MLFHKDLVVLFLCGDVMTGRGIDQVLPHPGDPRLFESYLRDARDYARLARGAGSSIPARVDFTYIWGDALAELERMAPDARIVNLETAVTRSDDAWPHKGINYRMHPANLPVLAAARIDVATLANNHVLDWGYDGLRETLDVLRKADIKSAGAGGDLAEAEAPAVVETGGKGRVLVLAAGDRSSGIPAEWAAAPQRPGVHRLEDLSDRAARRIASLLQAFRQPDDLVVLSIHWGGNWGWEIPRAHKQFAHRLIDDAGVDVVYGHSSHHVKGIEVYRDQLILYGCGDFINDYEWIKGYEEFRGDLGLMYFVHLEPATGKLAGLKMIPTRIRDYSLIRASHAETIWLCDMLNREGKNLGTRVECLEDNTLALRWDEREAHIQ; from the coding sequence ATGCTGTTTCACAAGGACCTCGTCGTCCTTTTTCTGTGCGGCGACGTCATGACCGGCCGGGGGATCGATCAGGTGCTGCCCCACCCGGGCGATCCGCGACTGTTCGAATCCTATCTCCGGGATGCCCGGGATTATGCGAGGCTGGCCCGCGGCGCCGGAAGCTCGATTCCAGCCAGGGTGGATTTCACCTACATCTGGGGGGACGCCCTGGCGGAACTGGAGAGGATGGCCCCGGACGCGCGGATCGTCAATCTGGAGACCGCCGTCACCCGGAGCGATGACGCATGGCCGCATAAGGGAATCAACTATCGCATGCACCCGGCGAATCTTCCCGTCCTGGCCGCCGCCAGGATCGATGTGGCCACCCTTGCCAACAACCATGTTCTCGACTGGGGTTACGACGGTCTCCGCGAGACTCTGGACGTTCTTCGCAAGGCGGATATCAAAAGCGCTGGGGCGGGAGGGGATCTGGCAGAGGCCGAAGCGCCGGCCGTCGTGGAAACAGGAGGGAAAGGCCGGGTGCTGGTTCTGGCCGCCGGCGACCGCTCAAGCGGGATTCCGGCCGAGTGGGCCGCCGCTCCCCAAAGGCCGGGGGTTCATCGCCTGGAGGACCTGTCTGACCGGGCGGCTCGCCGGATCGCCTCTCTGCTCCAGGCCTTCAGGCAACCCGACGACCTGGTCGTGCTGTCCATTCACTGGGGGGGCAACTGGGGCTGGGAGATTCCCAGGGCGCATAAGCAATTCGCCCACCGGCTCATCGACGATGCCGGGGTCGATGTCGTTTACGGGCACTCGTCGCACCATGTCAAAGGGATCGAGGTTTACCGCGACCAGCTCATCCTTTACGGCTGCGGGGATTTCATCAACGACTACGAATGGATCAAGGGGTACGAGGAATTCAGGGGCGACCTGGGCCTGATGTACTTCGTCCACCTTGAGCCGGCGACGGGAAAGCTTGCCGGACTCAAAATGATCCCCACCCGTATCAGGGATTACTCCCTGATACGGGCCTCGCATGCGGAAACCATCTGGCTCTGCGATATGCTGAACCGAGAGGGGAAAAACCTGGGAACGCGGGTGGAATGCCTGGAGGATAATACCCTGGCCCTGCGGTGGGATGAGCGCGAGGCGCACATTCAGTGA